Proteins found in one Pseudomonas sp. P8_241 genomic segment:
- the tuf gene encoding elongation factor Tu, translated as MAKEKFDRSLPHVNVGTIGHVDHGKTTLTAALTRVCSEVFGSAIVDFDKIDSAPEEKARGITINTAHVEYNSKIRHYAHVDCPGHADYVKNMITGAAQMDGAILVCSAADGPMPQTREHILLSRQVGVPYIVVFLNKADLVDDAELLELVEMEVRDLLSTYDFPGDDTPIIIGSARMALEGKDDNEMGTTAVRKLVETLDSYIPEPERAIDKPFLMPIEDVFSISGRGTVVTGRIERGIVRVQDALEIVGLRDTTTTTCTGVEMFRKLLDEGRAGENCGVLLRGTKRDDVERGQVLVKPGSVKPHTKFTAEVYVLSKEEGGRHTPFFKGYRPQFYFRTTDVTGNCQLPEGVEMVMPGDNIQMEVTLIKTIAMEDGLRFAIREGGRTVGAGVVAKIIE; from the coding sequence GTGGCTAAAGAAAAATTTGATCGTTCCCTTCCGCACGTCAACGTTGGCACCATCGGTCACGTTGACCACGGTAAAACCACTCTGACCGCAGCTCTGACTCGCGTTTGCTCCGAAGTTTTCGGCTCGGCAATCGTTGATTTCGATAAAATCGACAGCGCGCCAGAAGAAAAAGCTCGTGGTATCACCATCAACACCGCGCACGTCGAGTACAACTCGAAGATCCGTCACTACGCTCACGTTGACTGCCCAGGTCACGCTGACTACGTGAAGAACATGATCACCGGTGCTGCCCAGATGGACGGCGCGATCCTGGTTTGCTCGGCCGCTGATGGTCCGATGCCACAAACCCGTGAACACATCCTGCTGTCCCGTCAGGTAGGCGTTCCGTACATCGTGGTTTTCCTGAACAAGGCTGACCTGGTAGACGACGCTGAGCTGCTGGAACTGGTCGAGATGGAAGTTCGCGACCTGCTGTCCACCTACGACTTCCCAGGCGATGACACTCCAATCATCATCGGTTCGGCTCGTATGGCGCTGGAAGGCAAAGACGACAACGAAATGGGCACCACTGCCGTTCGTAAACTGGTTGAAACTCTGGACAGCTACATCCCAGAACCAGAGCGCGCTATCGACAAGCCATTCCTGATGCCAATCGAAGACGTATTCTCGATCTCGGGTCGTGGTACTGTTGTGACTGGTCGTATCGAGCGCGGTATCGTTCGCGTTCAAGATGCACTGGAAATCGTTGGTCTGCGTGACACCACCACCACCACCTGCACCGGTGTTGAAATGTTCCGCAAGCTGCTCGACGAAGGTCGTGCTGGCGAGAACTGCGGCGTTCTGCTGCGTGGTACCAAGCGTGACGACGTTGAGCGTGGCCAGGTTCTGGTTAAGCCAGGTTCGGTTAAGCCGCACACCAAGTTCACCGCAGAAGTTTACGTTCTGAGCAAGGAAGAAGGCGGTCGTCACACTCCGTTCTTCAAAGGCTACCGTCCACAGTTCTACTTCCGTACTACTGACGTGACTGGTAACTGCCAGCTGCCAGAAGGCGTTGAAATGGTAATGCCAGGTGATAACATCCAAATGGAAGTTACCCTGATCAAGACCATCGCAATGGAAGACGGTCTGCGTTTCGCTATCCGTGAAGGCGGTCGTACCGTCGGCGCTGGCGTCGTAGCCAAAATCATCGAGTAA
- the rpsS gene encoding 30S ribosomal protein S19: protein MPRSLKKGPFIDLHLLKKIEVAAEKNDRKPVKTWSRRSMILPQMVGLTIAVHNGRQHVPVLVNEDMVGHKLGEFAGTRTYRGHVADKKAKR, encoded by the coding sequence GTGCCACGTTCTCTGAAAAAAGGTCCTTTTATCGATCTTCACCTACTGAAGAAGATCGAAGTGGCGGCGGAAAAGAACGATCGCAAACCGGTGAAAACCTGGTCGCGTCGTTCGATGATCCTGCCACAAATGGTCGGTTTGACCATCGCAGTACACAACGGTCGTCAGCACGTCCCAGTTCTCGTGAACGAAGACATGGTCGGCCACAAACTGGGCGAGTTCGCCGGTACCCGCACTTATCGCGGGCACGTGGCAGACAAGAAAGCCAAGCGTTAA
- the rplW gene encoding 50S ribosomal protein L23, translated as MNQERVFKVLLGPHVSEKATVLADKKGQFVFKVATDATKLEIKKAVESLFSVKVERVTTLNVLGKSKRTARGLGKRNDWKKAVISLQPGQDLDFSSSAE; from the coding sequence ATGAACCAGGAACGCGTATTTAAAGTTCTGCTTGGCCCGCACGTTTCCGAGAAGGCTACGGTTCTGGCAGACAAGAAAGGCCAGTTCGTTTTCAAGGTTGCTACCGACGCAACCAAGCTGGAAATCAAGAAGGCCGTCGAAAGCCTGTTCAGCGTGAAAGTAGAGCGTGTTACTACCCTGAATGTTCTGGGTAAGAGCAAGCGCACTGCTCGCGGTCTGGGCAAGCGTAATGACTGGAAGAAGGCAGTTATCTCCCTTCAGCCAGGCCAAGATCTCGATTTCAGCAGCAGTGCTGAGTAA
- the rpsL gene encoding 30S ribosomal protein S12, giving the protein MATINQLVRQPRKRIVEKSDVPALQNCPQRRGVCTRVYTTTPKKPNSALRKVCRVRLTNGFEVSSYIGGEGHNLQEHSVVLIRGGRVKDLPGVRYHTVRGSLDTSGVKGRNQGRSKYGTKKPK; this is encoded by the coding sequence ATGGCAACTATCAACCAGCTGGTACGTCAGCCGCGTAAGCGTATCGTCGAGAAATCCGACGTACCTGCGCTGCAGAACTGCCCGCAACGCCGTGGCGTGTGCACCCGTGTGTACACCACCACGCCGAAAAAACCTAACTCGGCACTGCGTAAAGTATGCCGTGTGCGCCTGACCAACGGTTTCGAGGTTTCCTCGTACATCGGCGGTGAAGGTCACAACCTGCAAGAGCACAGCGTGGTACTGATCCGCGGCGGTCGTGTAAAAGACTTGCCAGGTGTTCGTTACCACACCGTACGCGGTTCTTTGGATACTTCCGGCGTTAAAGGTCGTAACCAGGGTCGTTCGAAGTACGGTACCAAGAAGCCTAAGTAG
- the rplV gene encoding 50S ribosomal protein L22 yields the protein MEVAAKLSGARISAQKARLVADQIRGKKVGEALNLLAFSSKKAAEIMKKVLESAVANAEHNEGADVDDLKVSTVFVNEGRSLKRIMPRAKGRADRIVKRSCHITVKVADK from the coding sequence ATGGAAGTAGCCGCTAAGTTGTCGGGCGCTCGAATCTCCGCCCAGAAAGCCCGCTTGGTCGCCGACCAGATCCGCGGGAAGAAGGTGGGCGAAGCGCTCAACCTGTTGGCTTTCAGCAGTAAGAAAGCCGCCGAGATCATGAAGAAAGTGCTGGAGTCGGCCGTAGCCAACGCCGAGCATAACGAAGGCGCAGACGTTGATGACCTGAAGGTCAGCACCGTTTTCGTCAACGAAGGGCGTTCGCTGAAGCGCATCATGCCGCGTGCCAAAGGCCGTGCTGATCGCATCGTCAAGCGGTCTTGCCATATCACTGTCAAGGTTGCTGACAAGTAA
- the rplB gene encoding 50S ribosomal protein L2, translated as MAIVKCKPTSPGRRFVVKVVNQELHKGAPHAPLLEKKSKSGGRNNNGRITTRHIGGGHKQHYRLVDFRRNDKDGISATVERIEYDPNRTAHIALLLYADGERRYIIAPKGVSAGDQLIAGALAPIKPGNALQLRNIPVGSTVHGIELKPGKGAQIARSAGASAQLIAREGVYVTLRLRSGEMRKVLAECRATLGEVSNSEHSLRSLGKAGAKRWRGVRPTVRGVAMNPVDHPHGGGEGRTSGGRHPVSPWGFPTKGAKTRGNKRTDKMIVRRRK; from the coding sequence ATGGCAATCGTTAAATGCAAACCGACTTCCCCTGGCCGCCGTTTTGTGGTCAAGGTGGTCAACCAGGAGCTGCATAAAGGCGCTCCTCACGCACCGCTGCTCGAGAAGAAGTCGAAGTCTGGTGGTCGTAACAACAATGGCCGTATTACCACTCGTCACATCGGTGGTGGTCATAAGCAGCATTATCGTCTGGTCGACTTCCGTCGCAACGACAAAGATGGCATCTCTGCCACTGTCGAGCGTATCGAATACGATCCAAACCGTACTGCTCACATCGCTCTGCTGCTGTACGCAGATGGCGAGCGTCGCTACATCATCGCCCCTAAAGGCGTGAGCGCTGGCGACCAGCTGATCGCAGGTGCTCTGGCACCGATCAAGCCGGGCAACGCTCTGCAACTGCGTAACATTCCAGTTGGTAGCACCGTACACGGCATCGAATTGAAGCCAGGTAAAGGCGCACAGATCGCTCGTTCCGCTGGTGCTTCGGCTCAGCTGATCGCTCGTGAAGGCGTGTACGTTACCCTGCGTCTGCGTTCCGGTGAAATGCGTAAAGTCCTGGCTGAATGCCGTGCGACCCTGGGCGAAGTCTCGAACTCCGAGCACAGCCTGCGTTCGCTGGGTAAAGCTGGTGCCAAACGCTGGCGTGGCGTTCGCCCAACCGTTCGTGGTGTTGCCATGAACCCGGTTGACCACCCACATGGTGGTGGTGAAGGTCGTACCTCTGGTGGTCGTCATCCGGTATCGCCATGGGGCTTCCCGACTAAGGGCGCGAAGACTCGTGGTAATAAGCGTACCGACAAAATGATCGTCCGTCGTCGCAAGTAA
- the rplC gene encoding 50S ribosomal protein L3: MTIGVVGRKCGMTRIFTEEGVSIPVTVIEIEPNRVTQFKTEETDGYRAVQVTVGERRASRVTAAQAGHFAKANVAAGRTVMEFRLEEGEYQAGDLINAEIFAAGQLVDVTGQSKGKGFQGTIKRWNFRGQDNTHGNSVSHRVPGSIGQCQTPGRVFKGKKMSGHMGAERVTVQSLEVVRVDAERNLLLVKGAVPGATGGNLVVRPAAKARG, encoded by the coding sequence ATGACTATTGGTGTAGTCGGTCGTAAATGCGGTATGACCCGTATTTTCACCGAAGAAGGTGTCTCCATTCCGGTCACGGTCATTGAGATCGAGCCGAATCGCGTCACCCAGTTCAAAACTGAAGAGACCGATGGCTATCGTGCAGTGCAAGTCACTGTCGGCGAGCGTCGTGCTTCGCGTGTAACAGCAGCTCAGGCTGGCCACTTCGCTAAAGCGAACGTTGCCGCTGGTCGTACCGTAATGGAATTCCGCCTTGAAGAAGGCGAGTACCAGGCCGGCGATCTGATCAACGCTGAAATCTTCGCCGCTGGTCAACTGGTTGATGTAACCGGTCAGTCCAAAGGTAAAGGCTTCCAGGGTACGATCAAGCGTTGGAATTTCCGCGGGCAAGATAACACCCACGGTAACTCCGTATCCCACCGCGTTCCAGGCTCTATCGGCCAGTGCCAGACTCCTGGTCGTGTATTCAAGGGCAAAAAAATGTCCGGTCATATGGGCGCTGAGCGCGTGACCGTGCAGTCCCTCGAAGTAGTGCGCGTGGACGCTGAACGCAATCTGTTGTTGGTCAAGGGCGCTGTTCCTGGCGCTACTGGCGGCAACTTGGTTGTACGTCCAGCAGCCAAGGCTCGCGGTTAA
- the rpsJ gene encoding 30S ribosomal protein S10 translates to MQNQQIRIRLKAFDHRLIDQSTQEIVETAKRTGAQVRGPIPLPTRKERFTVLVSPHVNKDARDQYEIRTHKRVLDIVQPTDKTVDALMKLDLAAGVEVQISLG, encoded by the coding sequence ATGCAAAATCAGCAAATCCGTATCAGGTTGAAGGCTTTCGACCATCGCCTGATCGACCAATCAACCCAGGAAATCGTGGAAACCGCGAAACGTACTGGTGCTCAAGTGCGTGGTCCAATTCCACTGCCTACCCGTAAAGAGCGGTTCACCGTTCTGGTCTCCCCGCACGTCAACAAAGACGCGCGTGACCAGTACGAGATCCGTACTCATAAGCGCGTTCTGGACATCGTCCAGCCAACGGATAAAACCGTTGATGCTCTTATGAAGCTTGATCTTGCGGCCGGTGTGGAAGTGCAGATCAGCCTCGGCTAA
- the fusA gene encoding elongation factor G — protein sequence MARTTPINRYRNIGIVAHVDAGKTTTTERVLFYTGKSHKMGEVHDGAATTDWMVQEQERGITITSAAITAFWQGSAKQHKDQYRFNVIDTPGHVDFTIEVERSLRVLDGAVVVFCGTSGVEPQSETVWRQANKYGVPRIVYVNKMDRAGANFLRVIAQIKQRLGHTPVPIQLAIGSEDNFQGQIDLMSMEAVYWNDADKGMTPRREAIPAELQELAEEWRGNMVEAAAEASEELMNKYLEGEELTIEEIKAALRQRTIAGEIVLAVCGSSFKNKGVPLVLDAVIDYLPAPVDIPAIKGSNPDNEEEEMERHADDNEPFSALAFKIATDPFVGTLTFVRVYSGVLASGDGVINSVKGKKERVGRMVQMHANAREEIKEVRAGDIAALIGMKDVTTGETLCNADKPIILVRMDFPEPVISVAVEPKTKDDQEKMGIALGKLAQEDPSFRVKTDEETGQTIISGMGELHLDILVDRMRREFNVEANIGKPQVSYRERITKSCEIEGKFVRQSGGRGQFGHCWIRFAPADEGQEGLQFVNEVVGGVVPKEYIPAIQKGIEEQMKNGVVAGYPLIGLKATVFDGSYHDVDSNEMAFKVAASMATKQLAQKGGGELLEPIMAVEVVTPEDYMGDVMGDLNRRRGMILGMEDTVSGKVIRAEVPLGEMFGYATDVRSMSQGRASYSMEFKKYNTAPSHIVETVTKKQG from the coding sequence ATGGCTCGTACTACACCGATTAACCGCTACCGTAACATTGGTATCGTAGCTCACGTGGATGCTGGTAAAACCACCACCACCGAGCGCGTCCTTTTTTACACTGGCAAAAGCCACAAGATGGGCGAAGTGCATGACGGCGCTGCGACCACTGACTGGATGGTTCAGGAGCAGGAGCGTGGTATTACCATTACTTCTGCTGCCATTACCGCCTTCTGGCAGGGTTCGGCCAAGCAGCACAAAGACCAATACCGCTTCAACGTAATCGATACCCCGGGCCACGTAGACTTCACCATTGAAGTTGAGCGTTCCCTGCGTGTACTCGACGGCGCTGTCGTTGTGTTCTGTGGCACTTCCGGCGTTGAGCCGCAGTCCGAAACCGTATGGCGTCAAGCCAACAAATACGGTGTTCCGCGTATCGTTTACGTGAACAAGATGGACCGTGCCGGCGCTAACTTCCTGCGCGTGATCGCTCAGATCAAGCAGCGCCTGGGTCACACTCCGGTGCCGATCCAGTTGGCTATCGGTTCCGAAGACAACTTCCAGGGTCAGATCGATCTGATGTCCATGGAAGCTGTTTACTGGAACGATGCTGACAAGGGCATGACTCCACGTCGTGAAGCCATCCCTGCCGAGTTGCAGGAGCTGGCTGAAGAGTGGCGCGGCAACATGGTTGAGGCTGCGGCCGAAGCCAGCGAAGAGCTGATGAACAAGTACCTGGAAGGTGAAGAGCTCACCATCGAGGAAATCAAGGCCGCTCTGCGTCAGCGTACTATCGCTGGTGAGATCGTTCTGGCTGTTTGCGGTTCTTCCTTCAAGAACAAGGGCGTTCCCCTGGTTCTCGACGCCGTTATCGACTACCTGCCGGCTCCTGTCGACATTCCTGCTATCAAGGGTTCCAACCCTGATAACGAGGAAGAAGAGATGGAGCGTCATGCGGACGACAACGAGCCGTTCTCGGCTCTGGCGTTCAAGATCGCTACCGACCCATTCGTGGGTACCTTGACCTTCGTCCGCGTTTACTCGGGCGTGTTGGCCTCCGGCGACGGCGTGATCAACTCGGTCAAAGGCAAGAAAGAGCGTGTGGGTCGTATGGTGCAGATGCACGCAAACGCCCGTGAAGAGATCAAGGAAGTGCGCGCTGGCGACATCGCGGCCCTGATCGGCATGAAGGACGTCACCACTGGTGAAACCCTCTGCAACGCTGACAAGCCAATCATCCTGGTTCGCATGGACTTCCCGGAGCCGGTTATTTCGGTTGCTGTTGAGCCTAAGACCAAGGATGACCAGGAAAAAATGGGTATCGCTCTGGGCAAGCTTGCTCAGGAAGACCCGTCTTTCCGCGTAAAAACTGATGAAGAGACTGGTCAAACGATCATCTCCGGCATGGGCGAGCTGCACCTGGACATCCTGGTTGACCGGATGCGCCGTGAGTTCAACGTCGAAGCCAACATCGGCAAGCCTCAGGTTTCCTATCGTGAGCGCATCACGAAGAGCTGTGAAATCGAAGGCAAGTTCGTTCGTCAGTCCGGCGGTCGTGGCCAGTTCGGTCACTGCTGGATCCGTTTTGCTCCTGCTGACGAAGGTCAGGAAGGTCTGCAATTCGTGAACGAAGTAGTGGGTGGTGTGGTTCCTAAGGAATACATCCCGGCTATCCAGAAAGGTATCGAAGAGCAGATGAAGAACGGTGTTGTTGCCGGCTATCCGCTGATCGGCCTGAAGGCTACCGTGTTTGATGGTTCCTACCACGACGTCGACTCGAACGAGATGGCGTTTAAGGTGGCTGCTTCCATGGCGACCAAGCAACTGGCCCAGAAGGGCGGTGGTGAGCTGCTTGAGCCGATCATGGCGGTAGAGGTTGTTACGCCTGAAGACTATATGGGTGACGTGATGGGCGACCTTAACCGTCGTCGCGGCATGATTTTGGGTATGGAAGATACGGTCTCCGGTAAAGTAATTCGTGCCGAAGTTCCGTTGGGCGAGATGTTCGGTTATGCGACCGACGTTCGTTCCATGTCCCAGGGTCGCGCAAGCTACTCTATGGAATTCAAAAAATACAATACAGCTCCGTCGCACATCGTCGAAACTGTAACCAAAAAACAAGGCTGA
- the rpsG gene encoding 30S ribosomal protein S7, whose protein sequence is MPRRRVAAKREVLDDPKYGSQILAKFMNHVMESGKKAVAERIVYGALEKVKERKNSDPLEIFEKALDAIAPLVEVKSRRVGGATYQVPVEVRPSRRNALAMRWLVDFARKRGEKSMALRLAGELLDAAEGKGAAVKKREDVHRMAEANKAFSHYRF, encoded by the coding sequence ATGCCAAGAAGACGCGTAGCAGCCAAGCGCGAAGTGCTTGACGATCCAAAATACGGAAGCCAAATTCTGGCCAAGTTCATGAACCACGTGATGGAAAGCGGCAAGAAAGCCGTTGCCGAGCGTATCGTTTATGGCGCGCTGGAAAAGGTTAAAGAACGCAAGAACAGCGACCCCCTGGAAATCTTCGAGAAAGCTCTCGACGCCATCGCTCCGCTGGTCGAAGTAAAGTCGCGCCGTGTAGGCGGTGCTACTTACCAGGTTCCGGTTGAAGTTCGTCCGTCCCGTCGTAACGCTCTGGCAATGCGCTGGTTGGTAGACTTCGCCCGTAAGCGCGGCGAGAAGTCTATGGCTCTGCGTTTGGCTGGCGAACTGCTGGACGCTGCCGAAGGTAAAGGTGCTGCAGTTAAGAAGCGTGAAGACGTGCACCGTATGGCTGAAGCTAACAAAGCTTTCTCGCACTACCGCTTCTAA
- the rplD gene encoding 50S ribosomal protein L4, protein MQLNVNDAQAIEVSELTFGGEFNETLVHQAVVAYMAGGRQGSKQQKTRSDVRGGGKRPWRQKGTGRARAGTIRSPIWRGGGTTFAARPQDHSQKLNKKMYRAAMRSILAELVRTDRLVVVQDFAVETPKTKDLLGKLNNMSLTDVLIVSDAVDQNLYLAARNLPHVDVRDVQGSDPVSLIAYDKVLITVSAVKKFEELLG, encoded by the coding sequence ATGCAATTAAATGTAAATGACGCTCAAGCGATCGAAGTTTCCGAACTGACATTTGGCGGCGAATTCAACGAGACGCTGGTTCACCAAGCAGTCGTGGCCTACATGGCCGGCGGCCGTCAAGGTAGCAAGCAGCAAAAGACCCGTTCCGACGTTCGTGGTGGCGGTAAGCGCCCTTGGCGTCAGAAAGGTACTGGCCGCGCTCGTGCCGGTACTATCCGTAGCCCAATCTGGCGTGGCGGCGGTACCACTTTCGCAGCTCGTCCTCAGGATCACTCCCAGAAGCTGAACAAGAAGATGTATCGCGCAGCAATGCGTTCCATCCTTGCTGAGCTGGTGCGTACTGATCGTCTGGTAGTAGTTCAGGATTTCGCCGTTGAAACGCCGAAAACCAAAGACCTGCTGGGCAAACTGAACAACATGAGCCTGACCGACGTTTTGATCGTGTCGGACGCTGTTGATCAGAACCTGTACCTGGCTGCTCGTAACCTGCCACACGTTGATGTACGTGACGTGCAAGGTTCCGATCCAGTTAGTCTGATCGCATACGACAAGGTGTTGATCACCGTGTCGGCCGTGAAGAAATTCGAGGAGCTGCTGGGATGA